From a single Macrobrachium rosenbergii isolate ZJJX-2024 chromosome 7, ASM4041242v1, whole genome shotgun sequence genomic region:
- the LOC136840009 gene encoding TIP41-like protein, protein MSRSEIVFPPPKYQEYVFGSWTIKAVKSHIMGSSCEAATKCDASTEQPCNLCRYERELRLPNLPDMVFASNLLQITHRSGGSISFNCLDALKCVNDREDTIQVAHAEAWKEARADCEYAKKVVRPYDWTFSTNFRGTVSGLKVSDSTERIDLQKLKIPEEIVFYDEVFLYEDELDDNGSTRCVVKVRVMPSGFFAVFRHYLRVDHVIVRVNDTRLYSPSGASYIIRETSLREAPISKLNVPPPVYKNPDQVWQHLPLVSETVDKLSPEDL, encoded by the exons atGTCTCGCTCTGAAATTGTGTTCCCGCCTCCAAAATATCAAGAGTATGTGTTTGGGAGTTGGACAATTAAAGCAGTCAAAAGTCACATAATGGGATCTTCATGCGAAGCTGCGACCAAGTGTGATGCTTCAACTGAACAGCCTTGCAATCTCTGTCG ATATGAAAGAGAATTAAGACTGCCTAATCTTCCTGACATGGTCTTTGCAAGTAACTTGCTCCAGATAACTCACCGATCAGGTGGCTCAATTTCTTTCAACTGCCTTGACGCCCTTAAATGTGTAAATGATCGAGAGGACACCATACAAGTTGCACATGCAGAAGCCTGGAAGGAAGCAAG AGCAGACTGTGAATATGCCAAAAAAGTGGTGAGGCCATACGACTGGACTTTCTCAACTAACTTCAGAGGCACGGTTTCTGGTTTAAAAGTGAGTGACTCcacagaaagaatagatcttcagaaactaaaaataccagaAGAGATTGTGTTTTATGACGAGGTTTTCTTATACGAAGATGAACTGGATGACAACGGCAGTACCAGATGTGTTGTGAAAGTG AGAGTGATGCCAAGCGGTTTCTTCGCGGTTTTTCGCCACTACTTACGTGTAGATCATGTCATCGTTCGTGTCAATGACACAAGACTGTACAGTCCCTCCGGAGCGTCTTACATAATAAGAGAAACATCATTAAGAGAAGCTCCAATCTCCAAGTTGAAT GTACCTCCCCCGGTTTACAAAAATCCTGATCAGGTGTGGCAGCATCTACCCCTAGTTAGTGAAACAGTGGATAAATTATCACCAGAAGATTTGTGA